One Candidatus Neomarinimicrobiota bacterium genomic window, GTCATCCTTGCGGCGATTTTCTATCTCATGAGGAAGATTATTTGATTTCAGTCCCCGAGGCGCAACAGATCATCCGAGATGCCGCCCCGGAACCAGAAGTGGAATCGGTTCCGTATGACCGGTTCTCAGGCCGGGTACTTGCTGAAGAAGTTCGGGCAAGTTTCCCGCACCCTCGCTTCGACAATTCTGCCATGGATGGTTTTGCGGTCAGATGGAGGGACACACGGAGTGCCTCGAGAAAAAAATCAGTCAGCCTGAGAATGAAGGGGGAAATCTCGGCGGGAACGGTTCCAGCTATTGATGTGGTGAGGGGTGAGTGTGCACAGGTGATGACGGGAGCTCCCATTCCCCCGGGTGCCGACGCAGTGGTCAGGGTGGAAGATACGAGCGGCTTTGACTCAAGACGTGATGTGGAGTTCTATAGACCCGCCAGGGCCCGGGAAAACATTCGTTTCAGAGGCGAAGAAATTGAGAAGGGGGAAACCGTGGTCCCGGTGGGGAGACGGTTGGGTGCAGCGGAAACAGGTACCCTTGCGACATTCGGATACGCAGAGGTAGAAGCGTACCGTAAACCCAAGGTGGCGATCTTCGCCACGGGTGATGAACTCAAGAGCCCCGGTGAACCTCTCCGTCCAGGTGAAATCTATGATTCGAATCTTCCGGTTATGAGGAGTCTTGTGGACAGGGTGGGGGCGGAGCTTGTGGTTGAGGAAGAAATTGGGGACAATCCTGCCAAGCTGAAGCAGTTCTTTGAACGCGCACTTTCCCTATCCGATGTGATCCTTTCCTCCGGGGGCATTTCCATGGGTCGTTACGATTTTGTGCGCGCCGTGCTTGCGGATATGGGTTTGCGCGAGCGTTTCTGGGGCGTATCTCAGAAGCCGGGGAAGCCACTGTTTTTCGGAACCATGGAAAAGATTCTGGTATTCGGTCTCCCGGGCAATCCCGTTTCTGTATTCATCTGTTTCATGGAATACGTGTGGCCCACCTTCGAACGCTGTATGGGGCTTGAACCTCAGCGAAAACTGGAGGCGGTTCTCTCGGAACCCTTCCCGAGAGATCCCGTGATGCACCGGTTTCTTTTCGGCAACTTCTGGACGGATAGGGGCATTGTCAAATGTGCGCCGACGAAAAAGCTCGGGTCTCACATGCTCACCTCGGCAGTGGGCGCCAACGCCATCCTCGAATCGGGTCCCGGGAAGGATCATTTTAAGGAAGGTGATCGGATCAAGGTCTCCCCTCTGCCGTGGGAGTCCATGGGGAATCAGTCATGACGGACACAATTTCCGTCAAATTGGTCTGCCATTCCGTTGTGAAGCACGCTCTGGGGTCCGGAGAACTGGAGGTTCGGCTTCCTGTTGACGCAACGGGCGCGGATCTGGAAAAGCACATTCGGGAGATGGCTGGAGGACGGCTGGAAAATGTTCCCTTTCGACTGGCGGTCAATCGGACATTCGTTTCAAGAGACGTAGTTTTGTCGCAAGGGGATGAGGTGTCTTTAATCCCACCCATGCAGGGAGGGTGATGTGGTCATAGCCGAAATCATTGACGGGGAGATTACTCCTTTTCCAAGCGAGGATTCCCGGACATCGGATGGTGCGGAACTGGTTTTCAATGGCCGGGTACGCAACGTCGAGGGGGAAAACGCAATTATGGCCCTGGAATACGAGCAATACGAAGGAATGGCTGCCCGGGAGCTTCAAGTCCTGGCCGAGGAAGCGGAGGGGAAGTTCCCCATCCACGACCTTTTTTGCCGTCACCGCGTTGGCGAGGTGCCTGTTGGAGAGGTATCCATGCATGTATCGATCTGGTCCGAACATCGAACGGAAGCATTGGAAGCCATTACCTGGTTCCTATCGGAACTCAAGAGCCGGGTTCCCATCTGGAAGTGGGCCGTTCTTCCGGACGGGCAAAAATTACCCTCTGAATCGCCGACTCACCCCGTGGGCAGTCCGGTTCGGTGATCGCCAACTTAATATACTGGATTACCGAGAGACGGTGGCTCTTTGTCGCCTTCGCCACTGGTGCTCTCCTTTTCCTTCTTCCCCCTCCTTCCGGTCTTTCCATGGCAGGTTACCGGACCCTTGTCATTGTGGTGGTTGCCTTGGTGCTCATCGTCTTTGAGCCTATTCCTCTTCCGGCCGTAGCCATGTTAATTCTGGCGTTCGAAGTGATTTTCGGGATCGCCTCACCGGACATGGTAGCAAAATCGTTTATGAGTGATGCCGTTTTTTTCATCATGGGATCTTTGATGTTGGCAGTATCCATCGTGAAGCAGGGTCTTGATACCCGGCTTGCTTTGGGGATCATACGCCTTACGGGGAATAAGACCTGGAAGCTGGTAGCCGGTTTCACAACTATTTCTGCCCTCCTGTCATCCTTCATCGGCGAGCACACTGTCGCGGCCATGTTGCTGCCGGTAGCTTTGACCCTTATCCACTACGCAGACAGAGACCCCAGGAAAGTGACCGGTCTCACTTCACTTCTGCTCTTTTCTATCGCATACGGCAGCACCATCGGATCCATAGGGACACCATCGGGCGGCGGCAGAAATGTCATCATGCTGGAATATTGGTCCCAGTTTGGCATTCACAGTATTACCTATCTGGAGTGGATGAAATACGCCTATCCCATACTCCTTTTTGAAATTCCCCTGACTGTCCTCATCCTCTGGTGGACATTCAAGCCTGAGAAGAAGATACTGGACACCGGTGTAAGAAAACTGGTGGTCAAAGTAGCGAAGAGCGGAAGGATGACGGCCAGGCAAATCTTGGCCATCTTCGTATTCGTATTGATTTTTCTGGGCTGGGTTTTTCTGAGCGACTCCATCGGCCTCGGAATTGTAGCCTTGATTGGTGTATTCCTCTATTTGGCACTGGGACTTGTGGAATGGGAGGACCTGAACAGAAACACGAACTGGGGTGTCATTGTTCTCTTCGGGGCCGCCATTTCCATGGGCTTCCAGATGAGGCAGACGGGTGCTGCCATGTGGATCGCGCACCTCACGGTTGATGGACTGAGTTCGGTCATTTCCAATCTACCGGCCATAAGAGGAACGGTGGCCGTTGTTCTCACGACTGTTCTGTCCAATCTAATGAGCAGTTCGGCTACCGTTGCGATGATTGGGCCCATCGTACTCAATATGGGAGGTGACCCGGTCGTAATGGGCTTTACCACGGCGATTTCTTCTGCTTTTGGCTACTTTACCGTTGTTGCTGCGCCGGCCTGTATGATCGTCTATTCGTGCGGATTGCTCAGAGCGGTGGAATTTGTAAAGGCGGGCTGGAAGATGGCTCTCATGTCCATCGTGGTTCTCATTCTAGTCTCGCAACTATGGTGGCCCCTGTTACGTTAATTGTCTTGGATTCGAGGAGAAAAATTGGCATAATTTCTCCGGAATGGTGAAAAGATCGTGAAATTCTTAGTGGGAATCGGAAGCAAGGAGTATTCGGAGCCAACTCTCAATATCGGGTCCCGCATTGCCAAATCCTTTGGTGCAGACCTGAGTGTTGTTTACGTAGGGCCAAAACCGAAGCAGATCCATGAGGGGCGCATCAATCTGGTTCGTGACGCCCTGGCGAACTGGGAAATATACCATCCGGGAATTGAAATC contains:
- the glp gene encoding gephyrin-like molybdotransferase Glp, with the protein product MISVPEAQQIIRDAAPEPEVESVPYDRFSGRVLAEEVRASFPHPRFDNSAMDGFAVRWRDTRSASRKKSVSLRMKGEISAGTVPAIDVVRGECAQVMTGAPIPPGADAVVRVEDTSGFDSRRDVEFYRPARARENIRFRGEEIEKGETVVPVGRRLGAAETGTLATFGYAEVEAYRKPKVAIFATGDELKSPGEPLRPGEIYDSNLPVMRSLVDRVGAELVVEEEIGDNPAKLKQFFERALSLSDVILSSGGISMGRYDFVRAVLADMGLRERFWGVSQKPGKPLFFGTMEKILVFGLPGNPVSVFICFMEYVWPTFERCMGLEPQRKLEAVLSEPFPRDPVMHRFLFGNFWTDRGIVKCAPTKKLGSHMLTSAVGANAILESGPGKDHFKEGDRIKVSPLPWESMGNQS
- a CDS encoding molybdenum cofactor biosynthesis protein MoaE, which encodes MVIAEIIDGEITPFPSEDSRTSDGAELVFNGRVRNVEGENAIMALEYEQYEGMAARELQVLAEEAEGKFPIHDLFCRHRVGEVPVGEVSMHVSIWSEHRTEALEAITWFLSELKSRVPIWKWAVLPDGQKLPSESPTHPVGSPVR
- a CDS encoding MoaD/ThiS family protein, whose protein sequence is MTDTISVKLVCHSVVKHALGSGELEVRLPVDATGADLEKHIREMAGGRLENVPFRLAVNRTFVSRDVVLSQGDEVSLIPPMQGG
- a CDS encoding DASS family sodium-coupled anion symporter — translated: MIANLIYWITERRWLFVAFATGALLFLLPPPSGLSMAGYRTLVIVVVALVLIVFEPIPLPAVAMLILAFEVIFGIASPDMVAKSFMSDAVFFIMGSLMLAVSIVKQGLDTRLALGIIRLTGNKTWKLVAGFTTISALLSSFIGEHTVAAMLLPVALTLIHYADRDPRKVTGLTSLLLFSIAYGSTIGSIGTPSGGGRNVIMLEYWSQFGIHSITYLEWMKYAYPILLFEIPLTVLILWWTFKPEKKILDTGVRKLVVKVAKSGRMTARQILAIFVFVLIFLGWVFLSDSIGLGIVALIGVFLYLALGLVEWEDLNRNTNWGVIVLFGAAISMGFQMRQTGAAMWIAHLTVDGLSSVISNLPAIRGTVAVVLTTVLSNLMSSSATVAMIGPIVLNMGGDPVVMGFTTAISSAFGYFTVVAAPACMIVYSCGLLRAVEFVKAGWKMALMSIVVLILVSQLWWPLLR